In Papaver somniferum cultivar HN1 chromosome 1, ASM357369v1, whole genome shotgun sequence, a genomic segment contains:
- the LOC113349551 gene encoding uncharacterized protein LOC113349551, translating into MSKKRSREKKMDMLHRAAGAPFKLNIIEFHPPMNFRVPRLPEFDEKTDDPDQHILYYETAMTLWQFSDELMCKMFPQSLTGGEITWFNQLLAQSIGTYHKLVDEFCAHYKYNRRDRKGCHTLFLLAIWKEESIRQFTRRFKQEVADVDDANDQVVIAAYKQAYRYDQRGVYGSLVKRPAHTLEELYDRAEEYARVEDDSKSPETRDVNSSSNHPNDGKKEKSKNHSSGQHNDRGEVRQKNQGERMETGYQKYHDMKLTSSNIRLTELYEKISKDLSPPRPLLAETRDKRDKSKYCNFYKDHGHKTENCRSLQIEVQQMIDAGKLQEYVKKDFGKGPGQFGATHAINVSHAMIHSMTRRASEDETRRKLRQLKE; encoded by the coding sequence ATGTCGAAAAAGCGTTCCAGAGAGAAAAAGATGGACATGTTGCATCGAGCCGCTGGGGCTCCTTTCAAACTAAATATCATAGAATTCCATCCGCCAATGAATTTTCGGGTTCCCAGGCTGCCAGAATTCGACGAGAAAACAGATGATCCAGATCAGCATATTTTATACTATGAAACTGCCATGACTCTGTGGCAGTTCAGCGATGAGTTGATGTGCAAGATGTTTCCACAGTCACTGACTGGTGGAGAAATAACGTGGTTCAATCAGCTACTGGCACAGTCGATCGGGACTTACCATAAGCTAGTTGACGAATTCTGTGCTCACTACAAATACAACAGACGTGATCGGAAGGGATGCCACACATTGTTCCTTCTGGCAATTTGGAAGGAGGAAAGCATCAGACAGTTTACTCGACGCTTCAAGCAAGAGGTGGCCGATGTGGATGATGCCAACGATCAAGTCGTCATTGCGGCTTACAAACAGGCATACCGGTATGATCAAAGGGGTGTGTACGGTTCTTTGGTCAAGAGACCAGCACATACTTTGGAAGAGTTGTATGATCGAGCAGAAGAATACGCTCGGGTAGAGGATGACTCCAAATCTCCAGAGACGAGAGATGTTAACAGCTCATCTAATCATCCAAATGATGGGAAGAAAGAGAAGTCAAAGAACCATTCGAGCGGACAACATAATGATCGAGGAGAAGTTCGACAAAAAAACCAGGGGGAACGAATGGAAACTGGGTATCAGAAATATCATGATATGAAACTGACATCGTCGAACATACGGCTTACAGAGTTGTATGAGAAAATAAGCAAGGATTTGAGTCCCCCTCGACCTTTGCTAGCAGAGACGCGTGATAAACGTGATAAGAGCAAATACTGCAACTTTTACAAAGACCATGGTCACAAGACTGAGAATTGCCGCTCTTTACAGATCGAGGTCCAGCAAATGATAGATGCTGGAAAGCTACAAGAGTACGTGAAAAAGGATTTCGGGAAAGGTCCTGGACAGTTTGGCGCAACACATGCGATTAACGTCAGTCACGCCATGATCCATTCAATGACCAGGCGGGCATCAGAAGATGAAACCAGGAGAAAACTCAGGCAGTTAAAAGAATGA